A single window of Caldimicrobium thiodismutans DNA harbors:
- a CDS encoding methylated-DNA--[protein]-cysteine S-methyltransferase, which yields MESLKTARALIRIFPFQFELTYLSGGQLVKVSFDLYLNSHQREIYLEKEVLRKPAHDFLEQLKLYFHGRQNYLDLHHLLRVSDFTRRVLNFLRKIPRGQTLTYKELARILNYPGAERAVAKALSSNPLPLLYPCHRIISKRGLGGFSQGQLLKWLFLFWESSYKNFDI from the coding sequence TTGGAAAGCCTTAAGACAGCCAGAGCACTTATAAGAATCTTTCCTTTTCAGTTTGAACTCACCTATCTTTCAGGAGGACAACTTGTCAAGGTATCTTTTGATCTTTACCTTAATTCTCACCAAAGGGAGATCTATCTGGAAAAGGAAGTTCTCCGAAAACCTGCTCATGATTTTTTGGAACAGCTTAAGCTTTATTTTCACGGTAGGCAAAACTATTTAGATCTTCACCATCTCTTACGGGTTTCAGACTTTACTCGTAGAGTCCTTAATTTCCTGAGAAAGATTCCCAGAGGACAAACTTTAACCTATAAAGAATTAGCAAGGATACTAAATTATCCCGGGGCTGAAAGGGCAGTAGCTAAGGCACTTTCCTCAAACCCTCTACCTCTTCTTTACCCCTGTCATAGAATTATATCTAAGCGAGGATTAGGGGGCTTCTCCCAGGGCCAACTTTTGAAGTGGCTGTTCCTTTTCTGGGAAAGCTCTTATAAAAATTTTGACATATAA
- the fliN gene encoding flagellar motor switch protein FliN, which translates to MAEENIERPEEKKEEEALNPEDLMSMWESALKEAQAEKSSQEETSISTPEEVKKEIPVSQPAQLQELKPTREEGLHPEFDFILDIPLEISVEIGRTKMLIKELLKLNQGSIVELEKFAGEPVEVYVNGKLMAKGEVVVVNDRFGVRITEIISAQDRIKRLGS; encoded by the coding sequence ATGGCTGAAGAAAATATTGAAAGACCTGAAGAAAAAAAAGAAGAGGAGGCCCTTAATCCTGAAGACTTGATGTCCATGTGGGAATCTGCCTTAAAGGAGGCCCAAGCAGAAAAATCTTCTCAGGAGGAGACCTCAATTTCTACTCCTGAAGAGGTTAAAAAAGAAATACCAGTCTCTCAACCTGCTCAACTTCAGGAGCTAAAACCAACAAGAGAGGAAGGTCTCCATCCTGAGTTTGACTTTATTCTTGATATCCCTCTTGAGATCTCCGTTGAAATAGGAAGAACCAAAATGCTTATTAAAGAACTTTTAAAACTAAATCAGGGCTCTATTGTTGAACTTGAAAAGTTTGCAGGAGAGCCTGTTGAGGTCTATGTAAACGGGAAACTCATGGCCAAAGGTGAGGTTGTAGTAGTAAATGATCGCTTCGGGGTAAGAATTACTGAAATTATTAGTGCTCAGGATAGAATCAAAAGGCTCGGGTCTTAA
- a CDS encoding flagellar basal body-associated FliL family protein, with the protein MAEEVKEEVKEKKGGKKKLLIFILLGFLIIGIAGAGVFVFLGKKGEEAAESKKGKKSAKPKVTFFIEYDPIIVNLMDPSGKRYLQVRMSFEVADKKVEEELKKKEPLIKDLVLSILSGKTVEEVVVPDAKEKIKAEILKKVNEALGEELVLNVYITQFIVE; encoded by the coding sequence ATGGCAGAAGAGGTCAAAGAAGAGGTTAAAGAGAAAAAGGGAGGTAAAAAGAAACTTCTTATCTTTATTCTTCTTGGTTTTCTAATTATAGGTATTGCTGGTGCTGGAGTCTTTGTTTTTCTTGGAAAAAAAGGAGAAGAAGCTGCAGAGAGCAAAAAAGGGAAAAAGTCTGCTAAACCAAAGGTAACATTTTTTATTGAATATGATCCCATAATTGTTAATTTGATGGATCCCTCTGGTAAACGCTATCTACAGGTGAGAATGAGTTTTGAGGTTGCAGATAAAAAGGTTGAGGAAGAGCTTAAAAAGAAGGAACCCCTTATCAAGGATTTGGTTTTGAGTATTTTAAGTGGAAAGACTGTTGAAGAGGTGGTTGTACCAGATGCTAAGGAAAAGATTAAAGCTGAAATCCTGAAAAAGGTAAATGAAGCCCTTGGAGAAGAGCTGGTTTTAAATGTTTATATTACTCAGTTTATTGTGGAGTAA
- a CDS encoding SDH family Clp fold serine proteinase, whose product MTGFELFWILFLVLAMQPFLRQKFLEIARQKMIERIEAIRGSRVILLVHRQETMSFLGFPIMRFIDINDSEEVIRAIHMTDKDVPIDIILHTPGGLVLAALQIALAIKKHPAKVTAFVPHYAMSGGTLIALACDEIVMDEHAVLGPVDPQIEGYPAASILRLTKRKPLDKIEDKTLILADVAEMALRQMKENLKLILNERYPAEKIEELAEVLSQGYFTHDHPITFEEAKRLGLPVSQELPLEIYQLMKLFPQPTRSIPSVEYLPLPKKKIGKP is encoded by the coding sequence ATGACGGGTTTTGAACTCTTCTGGATCTTATTTTTAGTCCTTGCCATGCAACCCTTTTTAAGACAAAAATTTCTTGAGATAGCCCGGCAAAAGATGATTGAAAGAATTGAGGCTATAAGGGGCTCTCGGGTAATCCTCTTAGTGCACCGTCAGGAAACTATGAGTTTCTTGGGTTTCCCTATTATGCGCTTTATTGATATCAATGACTCTGAAGAAGTCATTCGGGCTATCCATATGACTGATAAAGATGTTCCCATAGACATAATACTGCATACTCCAGGTGGATTAGTATTAGCTGCCCTTCAGATTGCCCTGGCTATAAAGAAGCATCCTGCTAAGGTTACAGCCTTTGTGCCTCATTATGCCATGAGTGGTGGCACCCTTATTGCCCTTGCCTGTGACGAAATTGTTATGGATGAACATGCTGTGCTTGGACCTGTTGATCCTCAAATTGAAGGATATCCTGCAGCCTCTATCCTAAGACTTACCAAAAGAAAACCTCTTGATAAGATAGAGGATAAAACCCTTATCCTTGCTGATGTGGCTGAGATGGCCTTAAGACAGATGAAGGAAAATTTAAAACTCATTCTTAATGAAAGATACCCTGCTGAAAAGATAGAGGAGCTTGCTGAGGTCCTATCTCAGGGCTATTTTACCCATGATCATCCCATAACCTTTGAAGAGGCTAAAAGACTTGGCCTTCCTGTTTCACAAGAGTTACCCCTTGAAATCTATCAACTGATGAAACTTTTCCCTCAGCCTACAAGGAGTATCCCTTCTGTTGAATATCTTCCCCTTCCTAAGAAAAAAATTGGAAAGCCTTAA
- the fliP gene encoding flagellar type III secretion system pore protein FliP (The bacterial flagellar biogenesis protein FliP forms a type III secretion system (T3SS)-type pore required for flagellar assembly.): MMLNLAAFALPALKVSMEASQNPSQMSVFLQILLLLTILSIAPAILLMLTSFTRLVVVFSILRHALGLQQTPPNQVLISLALFLTFFIMTPVFKEVYTSALQPYLQKQINEEELFKRAAHPIKDFMFKNTREKDLALFIKLRGEERPKTKEDVSLLTLIPAFMISELKTAFQIGFLLYIPFLVIDIVVSSVLISMGVLMLPPMMLSLPLKLLLFVLVDGWNLLVMSLVKSFY, encoded by the coding sequence ATGATGCTTAATTTAGCTGCCTTTGCCTTACCAGCCCTTAAGGTGAGCATGGAAGCCTCTCAAAATCCCTCTCAGATGAGTGTTTTTTTACAGATTCTTCTTCTTTTGACTATTTTATCCATTGCCCCAGCCATTTTGTTAATGCTTACCTCCTTTACCCGCCTGGTAGTTGTCTTTTCTATTCTAAGGCATGCCCTTGGCCTTCAGCAAACCCCTCCCAATCAGGTTTTAATCTCCTTAGCTCTTTTTCTGACCTTTTTTATTATGACACCTGTCTTTAAAGAGGTCTATACCTCAGCGCTACAACCCTATTTGCAAAAGCAAATAAATGAAGAGGAACTCTTCAAAAGAGCTGCCCATCCCATTAAAGACTTTATGTTTAAAAATACCCGTGAAAAGGATTTAGCCCTTTTTATTAAACTTCGTGGAGAGGAAAGACCAAAAACAAAAGAGGATGTCTCTTTACTTACTTTAATTCCAGCCTTTATGATTAGTGAGCTTAAAACTGCCTTTCAAATCGGATTTTTGCTTTATATCCCCTTCTTAGTTATAGATATCGTGGTCTCAAGTGTGCTTATTTCTATGGGAGTTCTTATGCTTCCTCCCATGATGCTTTCTTTACCTCTAAAACTTTTACTTTTTGTTCTTGTAGATGGTTGGAATCTTTTAGTCATGTCCTTAGTAAAAAGTTTTTATTAA
- a CDS encoding flagellar biosynthetic protein FliO, whose amino-acid sequence MEWLNYLQSLGILLLILSALPVLAHLYKRYQTKVPSSSAIKILEIKPIAYKAQILLIEVEGKKMLIGLSDKGFSFLGEVKNDA is encoded by the coding sequence ATGGAATGGCTGAATTATTTACAAAGCTTGGGGATTTTGCTACTTATTTTAAGTGCCTTGCCTGTCTTAGCCCATCTTTATAAGAGGTATCAGACTAAGGTTCCCTCCTCTTCCGCTATCAAAATTCTGGAAATAAAACCCATAGCTTATAAGGCACAAATTTTGTTAATAGAAGTTGAGGGAAAAAAAATGCTTATTGGGCTCTCAGATAAGGGATTTAGTTTTCTTGGGGAGGTAAAAAATGATGCTTAA
- the fliR gene encoding flagellar biosynthetic protein FliR, giving the protein MTLTLIELLQREFFTFLLIFIRILLLWFLFPVFSTTFFPTKLRIALSMVLALAFTPLLSFKITPPQNFYEFLPYFLSDFLLIFVLSLFFRVILGGLQLGGELVGLQMGFGISQTFDPLGGVSMPIISQFIYLLLLLFFFTFDIHHHLIYFLIKSFYEIPPGSFYIKGDFVQFLLKKSGLIFDIAVRVLAPLLVFMLLINIILAIIGRLIPQINVLFVSFPLTLGLGLFFFGLMLFLIPKILNLYFNEFGKFMQIILKM; this is encoded by the coding sequence ATGACTTTAACCCTAATAGAGCTTTTGCAAAGGGAATTCTTTACCTTTTTGCTAATCTTTATACGGATTCTTCTTTTGTGGTTTCTATTTCCGGTTTTTTCAACAACCTTTTTTCCGACTAAACTCAGGATTGCCCTCTCCATGGTGCTTGCCTTAGCCTTTACTCCTTTACTTAGTTTTAAAATAACACCTCCCCAAAATTTTTATGAGTTTCTTCCCTATTTTCTTTCTGATTTTCTTTTAATCTTTGTGCTTTCCCTTTTTTTCAGGGTAATTTTAGGAGGGCTACAGCTTGGGGGAGAGCTTGTGGGTCTCCAGATGGGATTTGGAATATCCCAGACCTTTGACCCCCTTGGTGGAGTAAGTATGCCTATTATCTCTCAATTTATATATCTTCTCCTCTTACTCTTTTTCTTTACCTTTGATATCCACCACCACTTAATTTATTTTCTTATTAAATCCTTTTATGAAATTCCCCCTGGTTCTTTTTATATAAAAGGGGATTTCGTGCAATTTCTTTTAAAAAAGAGTGGTCTTATTTTTGACATAGCAGTCAGAGTTTTGGCGCCTCTTTTGGTCTTTATGCTTCTTATCAATATTATCCTTGCTATAATAGGAAGATTAATTCCCCAGATTAATGTGCTATTTGTGAGCTTTCCCTTGACCCTTGGTCTTGGGCTTTTCTTCTTTGGCTTAATGCTTTTCTTGATCCCAAAGATTTTAAATCTTTATTTTAATGAATTTGGTAAATTTATGCAGATTATTTTAAAGATGTGA
- the fliM gene encoding flagellar motor switch protein FliM, whose amino-acid sequence MENILSQEEIDALLSGLESGKIDTTPEKPEEGKVKPFDFRNFAISTRLKIPGIDVINDALARALRLSFSTMLREMVDMINIPTQMERFRDFLNKIPVPTSIHIFKLEPLKGNSLLIIDAPLVFVFVERFLGGGERKIVKVEGREFTPIEQKLIKRVVDMIFLELEKAWKNVYPVKPKYIRGEVNPQFARVLQPEETVLVTGFNLEMETISGKILFCYSLSSLQPIKDKLYSPYQIEEVIDSKWRRSLEQIILNSEVSLRALLGKGKITLGDLIHLKEGDVILLEKKSEEPIEIQVEDTPKMQGKMGVFKRHLAIQIEKFVTFQEE is encoded by the coding sequence ATGGAAAACATTCTAAGTCAAGAAGAGATTGATGCCCTTCTTTCAGGTCTTGAGAGTGGAAAGATTGATACCACACCGGAAAAACCTGAAGAGGGAAAGGTAAAACCCTTTGACTTTAGAAATTTTGCTATCTCTACTCGTTTAAAGATCCCCGGTATAGATGTTATTAATGATGCCTTAGCGCGTGCCTTAAGGTTAAGTTTTTCAACTATGCTTAGAGAAATGGTTGACATGATTAACATTCCTACCCAGATGGAGAGATTTAGGGATTTTCTGAATAAGATTCCAGTTCCGACCTCAATTCATATTTTTAAATTAGAACCCTTGAAGGGAAATTCTCTTTTGATTATTGATGCCCCTTTAGTGTTTGTGTTTGTAGAGAGATTCTTAGGGGGTGGGGAGAGGAAAATTGTTAAGGTTGAGGGAAGAGAATTTACTCCTATTGAGCAAAAACTTATTAAGCGGGTTGTGGATATGATCTTTCTTGAGCTTGAAAAGGCCTGGAAAAATGTCTATCCTGTGAAGCCTAAATATATAAGGGGTGAAGTTAATCCCCAGTTTGCCAGGGTTTTACAACCGGAAGAGACGGTTCTTGTTACCGGTTTTAACCTTGAAATGGAAACCATAAGCGGAAAAATCCTTTTTTGTTATTCTCTGAGCTCCCTTCAGCCCATAAAGGACAAGCTCTATTCGCCCTATCAAATTGAAGAAGTGATAGATTCTAAATGGCGAAGGTCCTTAGAGCAGATTATTTTGAATAGTGAGGTCTCTCTGAGGGCCCTCTTAGGAAAAGGAAAAATTACTCTTGGGGATCTTATTCATCTCAAAGAGGGTGATGTAATTCTTTTAGAAAAAAAGTCTGAAGAGCCCATTGAGATTCAGGTTGAGGATACTCCTAAAATGCAGGGAAAAATGGGGGTCTTTAAAAGACATTTAGCTATCCAGATTGAAAAATTTGTAACCTTTCAAGAGGAATAA
- the fliQ gene encoding flagellar biosynthesis protein FliQ produces the protein MTDVTILTLAKEAIKLSLFLSAPLLLTALVIGLAISIFQAVTQIQEMTLTFVPKILAMVLVLFITLPWFLKKLTTFTENLILNIPGMIK, from the coding sequence ATGACAGATGTTACGATTTTGACCTTAGCTAAGGAGGCCATTAAGCTCAGTCTCTTTTTATCTGCTCCACTGCTTTTGACTGCCCTGGTCATAGGTCTGGCTATAAGTATTTTTCAGGCAGTTACCCAGATTCAGGAAATGACCCTTACCTTTGTGCCCAAGATCCTGGCTATGGTCTTAGTCCTTTTTATAACCCTTCCCTGGTTTTTAAAAAAACTAACCACTTTTACGGAAAATTTGATTCTAAATATTCCCGGGATGATTAAATGA
- a CDS encoding rhomboid family intramembrane serine protease yields MIPLQDLNPRRRPALVTWGLIIVNVCVFLFELSLSGEARQSFFRNWGFTPGLFFDDYFSVLTGQNPWQSYLSLFTHLFIHGGWLHLIGNMWTLWIFGDNVEDRLGPFRFLLFYLTTGILATLTHALIYSDSVVPLVGASGAISAVMGAYFMMYPFARILVLIPVFFIPLFVEIPAFLYLGLWFLMQFYSGLFSLALPGSVGGIAWFAHLGGFLTGALTYKLFCKRPCRFYRDEEGVFGAFFDLDKP; encoded by the coding sequence ATGATACCTCTTCAGGATCTAAACCCTCGGAGAAGACCTGCTCTTGTTACCTGGGGGCTAATCATTGTAAATGTATGCGTTTTTTTATTTGAGCTTTCTCTTTCAGGGGAGGCTCGCCAGAGTTTTTTTCGTAACTGGGGATTTACCCCTGGTCTTTTTTTTGATGATTATTTTTCTGTTTTAACTGGTCAAAATCCCTGGCAGAGTTATCTATCTCTTTTTACGCATCTGTTTATTCATGGGGGCTGGCTTCATCTCATTGGAAATATGTGGACTCTCTGGATTTTTGGAGATAATGTGGAAGATCGCCTTGGTCCTTTTCGTTTCTTACTTTTTTACTTAACTACTGGAATCTTAGCTACTCTTACACATGCCCTGATTTATTCTGACTCGGTTGTGCCCCTTGTTGGAGCAAGTGGAGCTATATCAGCAGTTATGGGGGCCTATTTTATGATGTATCCCTTTGCAAGAATACTTGTTCTCATTCCTGTTTTTTTTATTCCTCTTTTTGTTGAGATACCCGCTTTTCTCTATTTAGGACTCTGGTTTTTGATGCAATTCTATAGTGGCCTCTTTTCCCTTGCCCTTCCTGGAAGTGTAGGAGGTATAGCCTGGTTTGCACATCTGGGAGGCTTTTTAACTGGAGCCTTGACCTATAAACTTTTTTGTAAAAGACCTTGCAGATTTTATAGAGATGAAGAAGGTGTTTTTGGGGCCTTTTTTGATTTAGATAAACCCTGA